The following proteins are co-located in the Desulfoscipio sp. XC116 genome:
- a CDS encoding methylenetetrahydrofolate reductase — MKNISKLQQILDSGQFAVTAEIGPPKHSSAEGIRHHAEMMRDYVDATNITDNQTAIVRLSSIAAGVHVLGCGIEPIVQMTCRDRNRIAMQSDLLGAYSLGMRNVLCLSGDHQKFGNHPTSKNVYDIDSMQLIYYLRRMRDEKLFFSDEAIKEHEPHFFIGAVANPFADPFEFRVDRLEKKVNAGAQFIQTQCIFDMERFERFMEMVRERGLDERVHILAGVTPMKSWRAAKYIQNNVSGMIVPDELVERLKNAEDPKREGVDICIEQIKYIKEKVKGVHGVHVMAIAWEEVVPEIVEKCGLYPRPKVD, encoded by the coding sequence TTGAAGAATATAAGCAAACTTCAGCAAATACTCGACAGCGGTCAATTCGCGGTAACTGCGGAAATCGGGCCGCCCAAGCATTCTTCCGCCGAGGGCATTCGTCATCACGCTGAAATGATGCGCGATTACGTGGACGCCACCAATATTACCGATAACCAAACGGCTATTGTGCGGCTGTCCAGCATAGCGGCCGGTGTGCATGTGCTGGGCTGCGGCATTGAGCCTATTGTGCAGATGACCTGCCGGGACCGCAACCGGATTGCCATGCAGTCTGATTTATTGGGCGCCTACAGCCTGGGCATGCGCAATGTGCTCTGCCTGTCCGGCGACCACCAAAAGTTCGGCAACCACCCCACCTCCAAAAACGTGTATGATATTGACTCCATGCAGCTCATTTATTATCTGCGCCGCATGCGGGATGAAAAACTGTTCTTCTCGGACGAGGCCATTAAGGAACATGAACCCCACTTCTTTATCGGGGCAGTGGCCAACCCCTTTGCCGACCCCTTTGAATTCCGGGTGGACCGCCTGGAGAAAAAAGTGAATGCCGGCGCCCAGTTTATCCAAACCCAATGCATCTTTGACATGGAGCGCTTTGAGCGGTTCATGGAAATGGTGCGTGAGCGGGGTCTGGACGAACGGGTGCACATCCTGGCCGGGGTAACACCCATGAAGAGTTGGCGGGCGGCCAAGTATATCCAAAATAACGTCAGCGGTATGATTGTACCCGACGAGCTGGTGGAACGCCTGAAAAACGCGGAGGATCCCAAACGCGAAGGCGTGGATATCTGCATTGAGCAAATTAAGTACATCAAGGAAAAAGTCAAAGGTGTGCACGGCGTGCACGTTATGGCTATTGCCTGGGAAGAGGTAGTGCCCGAAATCGTGGAAAAATGCGGACTCTACCCGAGACCCAAGGTGGACTAA
- a CDS encoding methylenetetrahydrofolate reductase C-terminal domain-containing protein, with product MIVAQQKPVEDIAQMIDDCKKVLFVGCAGCVTVCLAGGEKETEVLASAMRIKRNLENNPLEAITYTCTRQCDPEYIVPLDNLVKDVDAIVSLACGVGVQYLAERFKDKWVVPALDTKFIGGSTVHGSWEEKCGLCGDCILHRTGGICPIIRCSKSILNGPCGGSQYGKCEVSKDVDCAWQLIYDRMKALGKLDKLMEFQPPKDWSKSRDGGPRKAIREDVMID from the coding sequence ATGATAGTAGCGCAACAAAAACCTGTTGAAGACATTGCCCAAATGATTGACGACTGCAAAAAAGTGTTGTTCGTGGGCTGCGCCGGCTGCGTGACGGTTTGCCTGGCCGGCGGCGAAAAGGAAACCGAGGTGCTGGCCTCAGCCATGCGCATTAAGCGCAACCTGGAGAACAATCCCTTGGAGGCAATCACTTATACCTGTACCAGGCAGTGCGACCCCGAGTACATCGTACCGCTGGATAATCTGGTCAAAGATGTGGATGCCATCGTGTCACTGGCCTGCGGCGTAGGCGTACAATATCTGGCCGAGCGGTTTAAGGATAAGTGGGTAGTACCCGCCCTGGATACCAAGTTCATCGGCGGCTCCACTGTGCACGGCAGCTGGGAGGAAAAGTGCGGGCTCTGCGGCGACTGCATCTTGCACCGCACCGGCGGTATCTGCCCCATCATTCGCTGCTCCAAGAGTATTTTAAACGGCCCCTGCGGCGGCTCACAGTACGGTAAGTGCGAAGTGAGCAAGGACGTGGACTGTGCCTGGCAGCTGATTTATGACCGCATGAAGGCGCTGGGCAAGCTTGACAAACTAATGGAATTCCAGCCGCCCAAAGACTGGTCCAAATCACGGGACGGCGGGCCGCGTAAGGCCATCAGGGAGGATGTGATGATCGATTGA
- a CDS encoding hydrogenase iron-sulfur subunit, producing MAEFEPKIVAFCCHYUAYTAADLAGSMRLQYSPYIRVIEMPCSGTIEHRVLLEAFEDGADGVYVAGCMEGDCHFLKGNIRAKKRVQAVKKILDEIGFGSERLEFYNLPASDGGRFAQIANEMTERIRQLGPSPLNRNRAGNAQKEGGQTA from the coding sequence GTGGCTGAATTTGAGCCCAAAATTGTAGCCTTTTGCTGTCACTACTGAGCATACACGGCTGCGGACCTGGCAGGTTCGATGCGGTTACAGTATTCACCCTACATCAGGGTAATCGAAATGCCCTGTTCTGGCACCATTGAACACCGTGTACTTTTAGAAGCATTTGAGGACGGTGCCGATGGTGTGTATGTGGCCGGCTGTATGGAAGGCGACTGCCACTTTTTAAAAGGCAACATCCGCGCTAAAAAGCGGGTGCAGGCGGTCAAAAAAATACTGGATGAAATCGGCTTTGGCAGCGAGCGACTGGAGTTCTATAACCTGCCCGCTTCAGATGGGGGCCGTTTTGCCCAAATTGCTAATGAGATGACGGAGCGCATCCGCCAGCTCGGCCCCAGCCCCCTGAACAGAAACAGGGCCGGGAACGCACAGAAAGAAGGTGGCCAAACAGCATGA
- a CDS encoding (Fe-S)-binding protein has product MEAIQAADFNPKFRDEVAELLNGYDFSNCLSCGMCTAGCPYSDIHENQDPRKFLRKVLLGMKDEVYADPYIWYCTMCERCTIECPMNVNIAALVRALRGTWDKDKIPGYLQTIANEHIESGNQMNVGQEDYEETLEWIEEELQEELGDPNYKIPLNKKGAKYFYGFNARDIKYYPNELQATLKLFYVAGIDYTISTKRWDATNIALFTGQTDDFLAISMPLWQEVADLECEELIVTECGHAFRSMRWGYRTYWNGRQYPIRHILELLNELVKEGKLKLDPNAITEVVTYHDPCNTARKEGVYEAPRELIRSFIKNFVDMNPNGNMNYCCGGGGGAMAMPEYNEIRKAKGKRKVDQVVATDAKIVIVPCHNCMDQFNDLNKWYPEKAKSANMHMCSLMERALIMPEKE; this is encoded by the coding sequence ATGGAAGCTATCCAAGCTGCCGATTTTAACCCCAAGTTTAGGGATGAAGTTGCCGAACTGCTTAACGGTTATGACTTTAGCAATTGTTTATCATGCGGAATGTGCACAGCAGGCTGCCCATATTCTGATATTCATGAGAATCAGGACCCGCGTAAATTTTTACGCAAGGTATTGCTGGGTATGAAAGATGAAGTATATGCAGATCCCTATATATGGTACTGCACCATGTGTGAACGGTGCACCATCGAGTGCCCTATGAATGTGAATATAGCGGCCTTGGTGCGGGCACTGCGCGGCACCTGGGATAAAGACAAGATTCCCGGTTACCTGCAAACAATTGCTAATGAACATATTGAATCCGGCAATCAAATGAATGTTGGCCAAGAAGATTACGAGGAAACTTTGGAGTGGATTGAAGAAGAGCTGCAGGAAGAGCTTGGAGATCCCAATTATAAAATTCCGCTCAATAAAAAAGGCGCCAAGTATTTTTACGGCTTTAACGCCCGGGACATTAAGTATTACCCCAATGAACTGCAGGCTACTTTAAAGCTGTTTTACGTGGCAGGCATTGACTACACTATCAGCACCAAGCGCTGGGACGCCACCAATATAGCTCTGTTCACCGGCCAAACAGATGACTTCCTGGCTATTTCCATGCCTCTGTGGCAGGAAGTTGCCGACCTGGAATGTGAAGAGTTAATTGTCACCGAATGCGGTCACGCTTTCCGATCCATGCGCTGGGGCTACAGAACTTACTGGAACGGCAGGCAATATCCCATTCGCCACATCCTGGAACTGCTCAACGAGTTGGTTAAGGAAGGCAAACTTAAGCTTGACCCCAATGCCATTACCGAGGTAGTTACTTATCACGATCCGTGCAACACTGCCCGCAAAGAAGGCGTATATGAAGCACCGCGTGAATTAATCAGAAGTTTTATAAAGAATTTTGTAGACATGAACCCCAATGGTAACATGAATTATTGTTGCGGTGGAGGCGGCGGCGCCATGGCCATGCCCGAGTATAACGAAATCCGCAAAGCCAAAGGTAAGCGCAAAGTAGACCAGGTGGTAGCCACCGACGCCAAGATTGTAATTGTACCCTGTCACAACTGCATGGACCAATTTAACGATTTAAACAAATGGTATCCGGAAAAAGCCAAGTCTGCAAACATGCACATGTGCTCCCTGATGGAAAGAGCCTTGATAATGCCGGAAAAAGAATAG
- a CDS encoding FAD/NAD(P)-binding protein yields MKNPYLPLPMKLVKNFTETEDKLIHTFTLQFLTEEDEKSFPYMPGQFAELCVFGKGEAPFGIASSPTEPGFLKFSVAKVGVVSTALHLIEEGTMVGVRGPLGNYYPVEEFKGKNVVIIGGGFAFTTLRSLATYMLHPDRRGDYGDITVIYGARNPGLLLYKEELAAWEKSPDINLVTTIDRAVDGWDGRVGFIPNVTGEVAPSAENTYAIICGPPVMIKFTMPVLEKLGFPVERIIMSLENRMKCGIGMCGRCNVGGKYVCKDGPVFTRAQLNELPNEY; encoded by the coding sequence ATGAAAAATCCATATCTGCCGCTGCCAATGAAACTGGTTAAGAACTTTACTGAAACAGAGGATAAGTTGATCCACACCTTTACCCTACAGTTTTTAACTGAGGAAGACGAAAAAAGTTTTCCATATATGCCGGGGCAATTTGCCGAGTTGTGCGTATTTGGCAAGGGCGAAGCCCCTTTCGGAATTGCTTCTTCGCCCACTGAGCCCGGGTTTCTTAAATTCTCGGTGGCCAAAGTAGGTGTAGTATCCACCGCTCTGCACTTAATAGAAGAGGGAACTATGGTCGGTGTGCGCGGACCGCTGGGCAATTATTATCCAGTGGAGGAGTTTAAGGGTAAAAACGTGGTGATCATTGGCGGTGGATTCGCGTTTACTACTTTACGATCTCTGGCTACTTATATGTTGCACCCTGACCGCCGCGGCGATTACGGCGACATCACAGTTATTTACGGCGCCAGAAACCCCGGTCTGCTGCTATATAAAGAAGAACTGGCCGCCTGGGAGAAAAGCCCGGACATTAACTTAGTCACAACTATTGACCGTGCGGTGGATGGCTGGGACGGCCGGGTTGGTTTTATCCCCAACGTTACCGGAGAGGTAGCACCCAGTGCCGAAAACACCTACGCCATCATTTGCGGACCGCCGGTGATGATTAAATTCACCATGCCGGTATTGGAAAAACTCGGTTTTCCAGTTGAGAGAATTATTATGTCTCTGGAAAACCGCATGAAATGCGGTATCGGCATGTGCGGCAGATGTAACGTAGGAGGCAAATACGTCTGTAAAGACGGTCCGGTATTTACCAGAGCCCAGCTTAACGAACTGCCGAACGAATACTAA
- a CDS encoding 4Fe-4S dicluster domain-containing protein, translated as MIVSKKDIPGFLDKLISEYQVFAPVQEGSYTLFKQICSGADAVLTAGNTKLSAKEVFFPQSEKLFSYETTGESAKLEATIDDQKKVIFGVRPCDARSFTLLDNVFDNDKYQDPYYVTRRANTVMIGIGCNDPASTCFCTSVNGGPFDTKGLDLLLVDAGDAYVVEVVSDKGKALAEKAGFAAASDADKAAAAKAKEEATVTCQVNTEGLKDKLDVNFYDPIWDKIHEKCLGCGACTYLCPTCHCFDIVDDAVDCNGCRVRNWDSCAFPLFTLHGSGHNPRTSNKERYRNRIMHKFKYFVDNFNEIACVGCGRCIKNCPVNMDIRVILENIRGSEARLDS; from the coding sequence ATGATAGTAAGCAAAAAAGACATACCCGGATTTCTGGATAAATTAATTAGCGAATATCAGGTTTTTGCCCCTGTGCAAGAAGGCTCTTACACCTTATTTAAACAAATTTGTTCCGGTGCTGACGCTGTACTCACTGCTGGCAATACCAAGCTTTCAGCCAAAGAAGTATTTTTCCCGCAGTCTGAAAAATTGTTTAGCTACGAAACTACCGGGGAAAGTGCCAAGCTGGAAGCAACCATTGATGACCAGAAAAAAGTAATTTTTGGCGTACGTCCTTGCGATGCCAGAAGCTTCACGTTGCTGGACAATGTATTTGACAACGATAAGTACCAGGATCCTTACTATGTGACCAGGCGCGCCAACACCGTTATGATAGGTATCGGCTGTAACGATCCCGCCAGCACTTGTTTTTGCACTTCAGTGAACGGCGGTCCGTTTGATACCAAAGGCCTTGACTTATTGCTGGTGGATGCCGGTGATGCTTACGTAGTGGAAGTGGTATCGGACAAGGGTAAGGCTCTGGCTGAAAAAGCCGGTTTTGCCGCCGCCTCGGATGCTGATAAGGCCGCTGCAGCTAAGGCTAAGGAAGAAGCAACAGTCACTTGCCAGGTAAATACAGAAGGTCTGAAAGACAAGCTGGACGTTAACTTTTATGATCCTATTTGGGATAAAATCCATGAAAAATGTTTGGGCTGCGGTGCATGCACATATCTGTGCCCCACCTGCCACTGCTTTGACATAGTTGACGACGCCGTGGATTGCAATGGCTGCCGGGTGCGCAACTGGGATTCCTGCGCATTCCCGCTATTCACTTTGCACGGCTCCGGTCACAACCCGCGTACCAGCAATAAAGAACGCTACCGCAACAGAATTATGCATAAGTTTAAATATTTTGTTGATAACTTTAACGAAATTGCCTGCGTAGGTTGCGGCAGGTGCATTAAAAACTGCCCCGTCAATATGGACATCCGGGTGATACTGGAAAATATTCGGGGTTCGGAAGCGAGGTTGGATAGTTAA
- a CDS encoding 4Fe-4S dicluster domain-containing protein yields MQKLADQIKDAAKKLLAEQKVDLVVGFTEGSLPLRGTPFFARTPEEAGKLTWNLDCENNLANYLRKKEGKVAVVAKGCDVRSIVALIKENQINRDNLYIIGVPCSGMIDRKKVNALLGGQELLEAEENGDTIILKGKNFTETAPIADLLHNSCKDCRYGNPVVYDELVGELLPEKEAADFAEIEEFEAKTTAERRAFMNSEFSKCIRCYACRNACPMCYCEECFVDCTQPEWIGKSALNAEDNILFQVVRVFHSAGRCVDCGACERACPMGINLRLLTRKLVKDVKDLFSAEAGVNIEDKAALATFTADDPEPFLVKE; encoded by the coding sequence ATGCAAAAGCTAGCAGATCAAATAAAAGACGCAGCTAAAAAGTTACTGGCTGAACAAAAGGTTGACCTGGTCGTCGGCTTTACCGAAGGCAGTCTACCGCTACGCGGCACGCCGTTTTTCGCCAGGACTCCCGAAGAAGCGGGAAAACTCACCTGGAATTTGGACTGTGAAAATAATCTGGCCAATTACCTGCGCAAAAAGGAAGGTAAAGTAGCCGTTGTGGCCAAGGGCTGTGATGTGCGGTCAATTGTGGCTCTGATTAAAGAGAACCAGATTAACCGCGACAATCTTTATATTATTGGTGTGCCTTGCAGCGGTATGATTGATCGCAAAAAAGTAAATGCACTGCTGGGCGGCCAAGAGCTTTTGGAAGCTGAGGAGAACGGGGATACAATAATTCTGAAGGGTAAAAACTTTACTGAGACAGCCCCGATTGCCGATCTGCTGCACAATTCCTGCAAAGATTGCCGCTACGGCAACCCCGTGGTGTACGATGAATTAGTCGGCGAATTGCTCCCTGAAAAGGAAGCAGCTGATTTTGCGGAAATTGAGGAATTTGAGGCCAAGACAACAGCGGAGCGCCGCGCATTTATGAATAGTGAATTCAGCAAGTGCATCAGGTGCTACGCCTGCCGGAACGCTTGCCCCATGTGCTATTGCGAAGAGTGCTTTGTAGACTGCACCCAGCCGGAATGGATTGGCAAGAGTGCTTTAAATGCAGAGGACAATATTCTCTTCCAGGTTGTCAGGGTGTTCCATAGTGCCGGACGCTGCGTCGACTGCGGAGCTTGTGAAAGGGCATGTCCAATGGGCATCAATCTGCGCCTGCTAACCCGTAAACTGGTTAAAGACGTTAAAGATCTGTTTAGCGCCGAGGCCGGGGTTAATATAGAGGACAAGGCTGCCCTTGCCACATTCACAGCCGACGACCCAGAACCTTTCTTGGTGAAGGAATGA
- a CDS encoding hydrogenase iron-sulfur subunit produces MEYEPKIVAFLCNWCSYAGADLAGIGRIQYPPNIRVIRIPCSGRINPLFIIKALRHGADAVLTSGUHPGDCHYVSGNMVARRKFALLKGLLEYAGYDEGRVNFSWVSAAEGGRFAEIVKNVTEKTKQIGPNKGLIDSESGCCGCKS; encoded by the coding sequence ATGGAATATGAACCTAAAATTGTGGCATTTTTATGCAACTGGTGTAGTTATGCCGGTGCAGACCTGGCCGGTATAGGTCGTATCCAGTACCCGCCCAATATCCGGGTGATACGCATACCCTGTTCCGGAAGGATAAACCCCTTATTTATTATTAAGGCACTCCGGCACGGTGCGGACGCCGTGTTAACCTCCGGGTGACACCCCGGTGACTGCCACTATGTTAGTGGCAACATGGTAGCCCGCAGGAAATTTGCCTTATTAAAAGGCTTACTTGAATATGCCGGTTATGATGAAGGTCGGGTTAATTTCTCCTGGGTATCCGCGGCCGAAGGTGGTCGTTTTGCTGAAATTGTTAAAAATGTTACAGAAAAGACGAAACAAATCGGCCCCAATAAGGGCCTAATCGATAGCGAATCGGGGTGTTGCGGATGCAAAAGCTAG